In a single window of the Xiphophorus couchianus chromosome 10, X_couchianus-1.0, whole genome shotgun sequence genome:
- the LOC114152422 gene encoding cadherin-related family member 1 isoform X1 yields MKKYKKTHAFMFLLLLHYSLGQSDYAPYFYDNGPSSISGNMALFSISEDTPVGTQIYILNGTDPEGDPVRYGLTFEKGSTEYFRVEPKSGNVTLIQELDREKQDEISVIVSITDGRNKVVETVRVFVTDANDEPPEFHSLPFITDVPEDTVPGSSIYRVHAIDKDLGSGGSVSYYLQSSPFAKFTIDGHSGILRVKPGETLDYETTPTHFVTVVAKDGGGKYKGRHQVLTSTATVTINVLDAQDMPPTFVGTPYFGYIYEVSVPGSEIYTVSAKDGDQGNPNPIHYSIVNGSDGVFDINSTSGCISLTTPPSLLKNELYEIKVKASEVGSNNQQLDYDVTTVTVRVVDLNNHPPTFYGENGPQSKFEVTMYEHPPAGEILRGFKITVNDSDQGANAKFKLRLVGPSRVLRVVPQTVLNEAQVTIIVEDASGIDFEKGPTLSFKLLAVEIDTPERFSATADIVINLLDTNDNVPVFTSEYYIARVPENSPGGSSVLSVTANDPDSGSWGEVKYTIYGSGSDLFAIHPSTGLIITQPWTSLDAEMRSKYNFYVKAEDSEGKYSIAEVFVSVLDMNDHPPEFDEEFQEKTMIIGTPVKVQAVDEDAESPNNVIEYSIMTADPDNAFDINANTGEIQLKPFIKSMEIVHNITKRKDCKWSLVVQARDRGSPSFSTTAVVNIDITEATPLKGPMGAFLMKSRDNPLRALGIVTFIILVLVGVTVMISTVMYMRNSKSNRIMPVRRIIKKRPRDQQTWKFKIPVIKLSSPAEKFLISDPESNPLQETSSPRLKPPPPTAPCLPPPPPSSSRANERPRAVPTISGALASKGSKKAKPGRRKEGNISSALVSELKMKLEQKINENNQGYY; encoded by the exons ATGAAGAAATACAAGAAAACGCATGCATTCATGTTCCTCCTGCTACTTCACTACAGTTTGG GGCAATCAGACTATGCTCCATATTTCTATGACAACGGTCCTAGCAGCATAAGTGGGAACATGGCCTTGTTCAGCATCTCTGAGGATACACCTGTTG GAACACAGATATACATCCTGAACGGGACAGATCCGGAGGGGGATCCTGTACGATACGGCCTCACATTTGAAAAAGGCTCCACTGAATATTTCAGGGTGGAGCCTAAATCAGGAAACGTGACTCTAATTCAGGAGCTGGACAGAGAG AAACAAGATGAAATCTCAGTGATTGTCAGCATAACAGATGGACGCAATAAA GTTGTTGAGACTGTGAGAGTGTTTGTGACAGACGCCAATGATGAGCCACCAGAATTTCATAGTCTGCCTTTTATCACTGATGTTCCAGAG GACACTGTTCCAGGAAGTAGTATCTACAGAGTCCATGCTATAGACAAGGACTTGGGTTCAGGAGGGAGTGTTTCATATTATCTgcag AGTTCCCCATTTGCCAAGTTCACTATAGATGGACACAGCGGGATCCTCAGAGTAAAACCTGGTGAGACTTTGGATTATGAGACCACACCAACACATTTTGTTACAGTGGTCGCAAAG GATGGAGGTGGAAAGTACAAAGGGAGGCACCAGGTGCTGACCTCCACGGCTACTGTAACAATCAATGTTCTTGATGCCCAAGACATGCCCCCAACCTTTGTGGGAACCCCATACTTTGGATACATCTATGAAGTCTCAGTCCCT gGGTCTGAAATATACACAGTGTCTGCTAAAGACGGGGATCAAGGCAATCCCAACCCTATCCATTATTCCATTGTGAATG GAAGTGATGGTGTTTTTGACATAAATAGCACCAGTGGATGCATTTCTCTAACAACTCCTCCATCTCTGCTGAAAAATGAGCTCtatgaaataaaagtaaag GCATCTGAAGTCGGATCCAACAACCAGCAGTTAGACTACGATGTTACCACAGTGACTGTCCGGGTGGTGGATCTTAATAACCATCCTCCTACGTTTTATGGAGAAAATGGACCCCAGAGCAAGTTTGAGGTCACCATGTATGAACATCCTCCTGCTGGAGAGATCCTCAGAGGCTTTAAGATCACAGTGAATGACTCTGATCAG GGGGCAAACGCTAAATTTAAACTGAGACTGGTGGGACCCAGTAGAGTTCTTCGAGTTGTTCCCCAGACGGTCCTGAATGAAGCGCAGGTGACCATCATTGTGGAGGACGCATCTGGTATAGACTTTGAAAAGGGACCAACCCTATCTTTTAAG CTGCTGGCGGTAGAGATTGACACGCCTGAGCGTTTCAGTGCGACAGCCGACATAGTGATCAACCTGCTGGACACAAATGACAACGTCCCTGTTTTCACATCCGAGTACTACATCGCCAGAGTGCCTGAGAACTCCCCTGGGGGCTCCAGTGTTCTGTCTGTCACA gcaAATGATCCAGACTCTGGTTCCTGGGGTGAAGTCAAATACACGATTTATGGATCAGGATCAGATTT ATTTGCCATCCACCCATCAACAGGCCTTATCATCACACAACCCTGGACCAGTCTGGACGCAGAGATGAGGTCAAAATACAACTTCTATGTCAAGGCAGAAGATTCAGAAGGCAAGTACAGCATAGCTGAAGTCTTTGTCAGCGTCCTTGACATGAATGACCATCCTCCGGAGTTTGATGAGGAATTTCAAGAGAAGACCATGATCATTGGGACACCTGTCAAAGTTCAG GCCGTGGATGAGGACGCAGAGTCTCCTAACAACGTCATTGAGTACTCCATCATGACAGCCGATCCCGACAACGCGTTTGACATTAATGCAAACACAGGGGAGATCCAGCTGAAGCCTTTCATCAAGTCTATGGAGATTGTGCACAATATCACCAAGCGGAAGGATTGCAAGTGGTCTCTGGTGGTCCAGGCCAGGGACCGGGGATCTCCATCCTTTAGCACAACAGCTGTGGTCAACATCGATATCACAGAGGCG ACTCCTCTCAAGGGGCCAATGGgagcatttttaatgaaaagtagGGACAATCCTCTGAGAGCTTTAGGCattgtcacttttatcattCTCGTACTTGTAGGAGTGACTGTAATGATCTCTACAGTCATGTACATGCGCAACTCAAAGTCAAACAGAATCATGCCAGTCCGACGCATCATTAAGAAGCGACCCAGGGACCAGCAGACTTGGAAATTCAAGATTCCTGTCATCAAGTTGTCCAGCCCAGCAGAGAAGTTTCTGATCAGTGACCCAGAAAGCAACCCACTGCAGGAAACCAGCAGCCCCAGGCTGAAGCCTCCACCTCCTACTGCTCCCTGTCTGCCCCCTCCGCCTCCATCTAGCTCTCGGGCTAATGAGCGGCCCCGGGCGGTCCCAACCATATCTGGTGCACTGGCCTCCAAAGGTTCAAAGAAAGCAAAGCCTGGCCGCCGCAAAGAGGGAAACATCAGTTCTGCGTTGGTGTCTGAGCTTAAAATGAAGCTGGAGCAGAAGATTAATGAGAATAACCAAGGGTATTATTAA
- the LOC114152422 gene encoding cadherin-related family member 1 isoform X2, with product MKKYKKTHAFMFLLLLHYSLGQSDYAPYFYDNGPSSISGNMALFSISEDTPVGTQIYILNGTDPEGDPVRYGLTFEKGSTEYFRVEPKSGNVTLIQELDREKQDEISVIVSITDGRNKVVETVRVFVTDANDEPPEFHSLPFITDVPEDTVPGSSIYRVHAIDKDLGSGGSVSYYLQSSPFAKFTIDGHSGILRVKPGETLDYETTPTHFVTVVAKDGGGKYKGRHQVLTSTATVTINVLDAQDMPPTFVGTPYFGYIYEVSVPGSEIYTVSAKDGDQGNPNPIHYSIVNGSDGVFDINSTSGCISLTTPPSLLKNELYEIKVKASEVGSNNQQLDYDVTTVTVRVVDLNNHPPTFYGENGPQSKFEVTMYEHPPAGEILRGFKITVNDSDQGANAKFKLRLVGPSRVLRVVPQTVLNEAQVTIIVEDASGIDFEKGPTLSFKLLAVEIDTPERFSATADIVINLLDTNDNVPVFTSEYYIARVPENSPGGSSVLSVTANDPDSGSWGEVKYTIYGSGSDLFAIHPSTGLIITQPWTSLDAEMRSKYNFYVKAEDSEGKYSIAEVFVSVLDMNDHPPEFDEEFQEKTMIIGTPVKVQAVDEDAESPNNVIEYSIMTADPDNAFDINANTGEIQLKPFIKSMEIVHNITKRKDCKWSLVVQARDRGSPSFSTTAVVNIDITEAIKGRMVSYFMGLSKRPLTVFGICSSIITSLIFLTVCISTILYCNAVKKSRINPESNYIKVIRRMK from the exons ATGAAGAAATACAAGAAAACGCATGCATTCATGTTCCTCCTGCTACTTCACTACAGTTTGG GGCAATCAGACTATGCTCCATATTTCTATGACAACGGTCCTAGCAGCATAAGTGGGAACATGGCCTTGTTCAGCATCTCTGAGGATACACCTGTTG GAACACAGATATACATCCTGAACGGGACAGATCCGGAGGGGGATCCTGTACGATACGGCCTCACATTTGAAAAAGGCTCCACTGAATATTTCAGGGTGGAGCCTAAATCAGGAAACGTGACTCTAATTCAGGAGCTGGACAGAGAG AAACAAGATGAAATCTCAGTGATTGTCAGCATAACAGATGGACGCAATAAA GTTGTTGAGACTGTGAGAGTGTTTGTGACAGACGCCAATGATGAGCCACCAGAATTTCATAGTCTGCCTTTTATCACTGATGTTCCAGAG GACACTGTTCCAGGAAGTAGTATCTACAGAGTCCATGCTATAGACAAGGACTTGGGTTCAGGAGGGAGTGTTTCATATTATCTgcag AGTTCCCCATTTGCCAAGTTCACTATAGATGGACACAGCGGGATCCTCAGAGTAAAACCTGGTGAGACTTTGGATTATGAGACCACACCAACACATTTTGTTACAGTGGTCGCAAAG GATGGAGGTGGAAAGTACAAAGGGAGGCACCAGGTGCTGACCTCCACGGCTACTGTAACAATCAATGTTCTTGATGCCCAAGACATGCCCCCAACCTTTGTGGGAACCCCATACTTTGGATACATCTATGAAGTCTCAGTCCCT gGGTCTGAAATATACACAGTGTCTGCTAAAGACGGGGATCAAGGCAATCCCAACCCTATCCATTATTCCATTGTGAATG GAAGTGATGGTGTTTTTGACATAAATAGCACCAGTGGATGCATTTCTCTAACAACTCCTCCATCTCTGCTGAAAAATGAGCTCtatgaaataaaagtaaag GCATCTGAAGTCGGATCCAACAACCAGCAGTTAGACTACGATGTTACCACAGTGACTGTCCGGGTGGTGGATCTTAATAACCATCCTCCTACGTTTTATGGAGAAAATGGACCCCAGAGCAAGTTTGAGGTCACCATGTATGAACATCCTCCTGCTGGAGAGATCCTCAGAGGCTTTAAGATCACAGTGAATGACTCTGATCAG GGGGCAAACGCTAAATTTAAACTGAGACTGGTGGGACCCAGTAGAGTTCTTCGAGTTGTTCCCCAGACGGTCCTGAATGAAGCGCAGGTGACCATCATTGTGGAGGACGCATCTGGTATAGACTTTGAAAAGGGACCAACCCTATCTTTTAAG CTGCTGGCGGTAGAGATTGACACGCCTGAGCGTTTCAGTGCGACAGCCGACATAGTGATCAACCTGCTGGACACAAATGACAACGTCCCTGTTTTCACATCCGAGTACTACATCGCCAGAGTGCCTGAGAACTCCCCTGGGGGCTCCAGTGTTCTGTCTGTCACA gcaAATGATCCAGACTCTGGTTCCTGGGGTGAAGTCAAATACACGATTTATGGATCAGGATCAGATTT ATTTGCCATCCACCCATCAACAGGCCTTATCATCACACAACCCTGGACCAGTCTGGACGCAGAGATGAGGTCAAAATACAACTTCTATGTCAAGGCAGAAGATTCAGAAGGCAAGTACAGCATAGCTGAAGTCTTTGTCAGCGTCCTTGACATGAATGACCATCCTCCGGAGTTTGATGAGGAATTTCAAGAGAAGACCATGATCATTGGGACACCTGTCAAAGTTCAG GCCGTGGATGAGGACGCAGAGTCTCCTAACAACGTCATTGAGTACTCCATCATGACAGCCGATCCCGACAACGCGTTTGACATTAATGCAAACACAGGGGAGATCCAGCTGAAGCCTTTCATCAAGTCTATGGAGATTGTGCACAATATCACCAAGCGGAAGGATTGCAAGTGGTCTCTGGTGGTCCAGGCCAGGGACCGGGGATCTCCATCCTTTAGCACAACAGCTGTGGTCAACATCGATATCACAGAGGCG ATCAAAGGTCGAATGGTTTCATACTTCATGGGCCTTAGCAAGCGTCCGCTGACGGTTTTTGGAATTTGTTCCAGCATTATCACGTCTCTCATTTTTCTGACCGTCTGCATTTCCACAATCCTGTACTGTAATGCAGTGAAAAAGTCCAGAATCAACCCTGAGAGTAACTATATCAAAGTGATCCGCAGAATGAAGTGA